The Azospirillum baldaniorum genome segment CCATCGGGCCGGGGCGGTAGAGCGACACCAGCGCGATGATGTCCTCGAGCCGGTTCGGTTTCAGCCGGCGCAGCACGTCGCGCATGCCCGAACTTTCCAGCTGGAACACGCCGGTCGATTCGGCGCGCCCCAGAATCTCGTAGCTTCGGGGGTCATCCAGCGTGACGGTGGTCAGGTCCGGCTTCTCCGGGATCAGGTCCACCGCCGTCTTCAGCACGGTCAGCGTCTTCAGGCCGAGGAAGTCGAACTTCACCAGCCCGGCCTGCTCGACGAACTTCATGTTGAACTGGGTGACCGGCATGTCGGAGCGCGGGTCTCGGTACAGCGGCACCAGATCGTGCAACGGCCGGTCGCCGATCACCACGCCCGCCGCGTGGGTCGAAGCGTGGCGGTACAGACCCTCCAGCTTCAGCGCGATGTTGACGAGGCGCGCCACCGTCTCGTCGCTGTCGCGGGCCTGGCGCAGCATCTCCTCGCTGTCGAGCGCCTGCTGGAGCGTCACCGGGTTGGCCGGGTTGTTCGGCACCAGCTTGCAGATCTTGTCCACCTGCCCGTAGGGCATCTGGAGCACGCGCCCGACGTCGCGCAGCACGGCGCGGGCCTGGAGCTTTCCGAAGGTGATGATCTGGGCGACGCGGTCGTAGCCGTACTTATCCTGGACATAGCGGATCACCTCTTCACGGCGGTCCTGGCAGAAGTCCACGTCGAAGTCGGGCATCGACACGCGTTCGGGATTCAGGAAGCGCTCGAACAGCAGGCCGAAACGCAGCGGGTCCAGGTCGGTGATGGTCAGCGCCCAGGCGACGACCGAGCCGGCGCCCGAACCGCGGCCCGGCCCCACCGGGATGTCGTGCGACTTGGCCCACTTGATGAAGTCCGACACGATCAGGAAGTAGCCGGGGAACTTCATCGACACGATGACGTCCAGCTCGAACTCCAGCCGCTCGAAATAGGTCTTGCGGGTTTCCGCGCGCTGCTCCGGCGTCATGTCCGGGGTGTAGACGACGCTGTTCAGCCGCATCTCCAGACCCTCGCGGGACTGGGCGCGCAGTTCCTCCCCCTCGTCGCGGCCGCCCTCGCAGGGGAAGGGCGGCAGGATGGGCTTGATCGGCTTCAGCAGGAAGGAGCAGCGCTTGGCGATGGCGACCGTGTTGTCCACCGCCTCCGGCAGGTCCTTGAACAGCTCCCGCATCTCCTCGGCCGACTTGAAGCGGTGGTCGGGGGTAAGGCGGCGACGCTCGGTCTGGCTGATGTAGGCGCCCTCGGCGATGCAGAGCAGCGCGTCGTGCGCCTCGTACATGTCCTCGGTCGCGAAATAGCAGTCGTTGGTGGCGACCAGCGGCAGATCGTGGGCGTAGGCGAGATCGATCAGCGCCGGCTCGATGGCGTCCTCGATCACCGCGAAATGGTCGCGGTGGCGCTGAAGCTCGATGTAGAGGCGGCCGGGGAACAGCCGCTTCAGCCGCTCCAGCACGTCGAGCGCCAGATCCTTCTGCCCCTCACCCAGCAGCCGCCCGACCGAGCCGGCGGGACCGCCGGTCAGCGCGATCAGCCCGGCGGAATGGCCCTCCAGCGCGTCCAGCGGGATCTGCGGCCCGGCCATCGGGTCCGATTCCAGGAAAGCCCTGGACACCAGCTTCATCAGGTTCCGGTAGCCCTCGTCGGTCTGGCAGAGCAGAACGAGCTGGTCGGGGACCGACGCCGCCTTGCCCGGCAGGCCCGGCTTGCCGTTGGCGGGACCGACTCGGGTGATGCCCAGGACCGTGCCGATGATCGGCTGCACGCCCGAATCCGCGGCGGCCAGCGCGAACTCCAGCGCGCCGAACAGGTTGCCGGTGTCGGTCACGGCGACCGCCGGCATCTCCTTCTTCTGGCAGAGCTTGACCAGCTCCTTCACCTTGATGGCGCCCTCGGACAGGGAATAGGCGGAGTGGACGCGCAGGTGGATGAAGTCGGCGTGGGGCATGGCGGAGATGGGCACCGGTTCCAGCGAAAGGGGGACGTCTCTCCTAGTCGTCGCGCATCCCGTCCCGCACTGCAAGGGACCAAGCGCGGGCCCGGCCATGCGGCGATGCGCCAACCCTGTCGAAGGTAAGGGATGATTCCCCGATCATGCGTGTTCGTGCTATCGAAAGAGGCAGAGCCACGATCCGAGAATGACCCGTTCCATGCGCCGCATCCGCTCCAGCGCCGTCCTGGCGGTGCTGGCGGCCACGCTCCTCACGGCTTGCCAGACCACCGGCGCCCCCGCACCGTCCGCGGAGCAGACCCACCGGCCGCCGCCGACCGCTACGCCCGCTTCCCCCCTGTCCGACGCGCCGGGGCGCGTCGTCGCGCAGAACAAGGGCTGGGTCGTGCGGGCGCATCCGGCGACCAAGACCGGCTCGGCCTATTGCTACGCCACGCGGGCGGACGACTCCTCCCCCCTCTCCTTCCGGGCGACGGCGAAGGGCGCAGCCATGCTGGTCAACGCCGACCAGCACGCCCAGGCCGGCAAGGACACAGAAAGCCGCCTGACCGCCATCTTCCCCGATGGCGAGACCATGGCGCTGGAGGCCAGCCCCCTGCCCGACGGCGGCGTGGTGGTTCCGGTCGAGCTGCCGAAGTACGAGGACCTGTTCGAGCCCTTCATGCGGTCGCGCGCGGTGACGCTGCAGCGGGACGGCGGCGGGACGGAGATCGGCGACGTCAATCTCGGCGGCTCCTCCTGGGCGCTGGCCGCGCTGGACGAGTGCCGCATTCTGCATACGGATAAGTGAGGAGATTCGGGGGTCTGACCCGCAATGGATGCATCGGACACCGCATTGACCGGCGGGTTGCCCGCCTCTAGCCTCCACCCCATGCGCACCGCCCACATCGGCCTTGCTGTCGCCGTCGCGGCGATCTGGGGCTTCAACTTCGTCGCCATCAAGGTCGGCCTCGCGGACTTTCCGCCGATCCTGTTCTGCGCCCTGCGCTTCGCGCTGGCGGCGCTGCCGCTTCTCGTGCTGGGGGTTCGCCGCGGTCCGCCGGTGCCCTGGCGCTTCATCCTGGGCATCGGGATGGTGCTGGGGGTGGTGAAGTTCTCGCTGCTGTTCGTCGGGATGGACATCGGCATGCCGGCGGGGCTGTCGTCGCTGGTGCTGCAGTCGCAGGCCTTCTTCACCGCCCTGTTCGCCGCGGCGCTGCTCGGCGAACGGCCCGGACCGAAGCAGGTCCTGGGCATGGCAGTGGCCTTCGCCGGGATCGGCCTGATCGCGCTGGAGATGCCGGCGGGCGATTCGCTGCTCGGTCTGGGGCTGGTCATGGCCGCCGCGGCCACCTGGGGCGTGGCGAACCTGCTGATGAAGCAGGCCAAGGCGCCGGACCTGTTCCGCATGATGGTGTGGGTCAGCGTGGTGCCGCCGATCCCGCTGCTGCTGCTGTCGCTGGGGATGGAGGGGCCGGAGCGGGCGTGGCAGGCCCTGACCCATCTGACACCGCTGGGCGTCGGGGCGGTGGCCTACATCGCCTTCGGGGCGACGCTGTTCGGCTTCGCCGCCTGGGGCTTCCTGCTGCGCCATTACCCGGCGAGCCTGGTGGCGCCCTTCTCGCTGCTGGTGCCGGTCTTCGGCATGAGTTCCAGCGCGCTGGTCCTGGGGGAGAGCTTCACCCCGCTGAAGATGGCCGGCGCGCTTCTGGTGCTTGCCGGGCTGGCGGTGGCCGTGCTGAAGCTGCCCTCCGCACGGCCCGCCACCCATCGGCCCTGATTTGGGCCTGATCGTTCAGGTCAGGTTCTTCTTCAGGAACTCCACGGACCGGCCCCAGGCGAGGTCCGCCGCGTCCTTGTTGAAGCGCTCCGCCGACGTGTCGTTGTGGAAGGCGTGATTCACGTTGTCGTACATGAAGAGTTCGTAGGACTTGCCGCCCTTTTTCAGGGCCTCCTCATAGGCCGGCACCTTGGCGTTCACATTGTTGTCCAGCCCGGCGTAATGGAGCTGGAGCGGCGACTTGATGGTCGTGACCAGCGTCGGGTCGGGCGCCGGGCCGTAGAAGACGACGCCCGCCTTGAGGTCCGGCGCCTTGATGGCCAGCCGGTTGGTCATGCCGCCACCCCAGCAGAAGCCGATGGCCCCAACCTTGGCGTTGGAGTAGCGGTAGGCCATCAGATCGCTCATCGACGCGATCAGGTTGTTCACCGTCTTGTCGGGGTCGAGCTGGCCGATCATCTCGCGGGCGCGGTCGGGGTCCTGCGGGGTGCCGCCGAGCGGGGACAGCAGATCCGGGGCCATGGCGACGAAGCCGGCCACCGCCAGCCGCCGCGTCACGTCCTCGATGTAGGGATTGAGGCCGCGGTTCTCGTGGATGACCACCACCGAAGGCGCCTGCTCGGCCAGCTTCGGGCGGGCCCGGTAAGCCTGGACATCGCCGGTCGCGCCCTGGAAGGTGACGCGGTCCGTGGCGATGCGGCTGTCATCCTCCGGCACCTCGGCGGCCAGGGCGTAGTTCGGCTCGATCTGGGAGAGGATCGCCGGAATGGCCGCCGCGCTGCCCGCCAGCACCGCCAGCCGCTCCAGGAAGACGCGGCGCGGCAGCGGCCGGTGGGTGTACTCGTCGTACAGATCGATGATCTTCTGATCCATGAACTCCGGTCCCTCCTTGTTGAGTTGCGCGAAGTCTGCCCCAGGACGCACCGATCACCAATCCGCCGAACGGCGATGCCACTCTTACGCGGTTTGGCCGATCACGCCGCCGCACCGCGATGGCGGTCAAACCCGCGCGTGCTCCACGAGGACGCCGTCGCTCATTTCGAGCACCCGGTCCATGCGGTTGGCAAGCTCCAGATTGTGGGTGGCGATCAGCGCGCCGACGCGGGCCTGCCGGACGATGGAGGTCAGCATGGCGAAGACCCCCTCCGCCGTGTGCGGGTCGAGGTTGCCCGTCGGCTCATCGGCGATCAGCAGGCCCGGCCCGTTGGCCAGCGCACGGGCGATGGCGACACGCTGCTGCTCGCCGCCCGACAGGCGGGCCGGACGGTGGCCGGCGCGCGGCTCCAGCCCGACCATGCGCAGAAGCTCCAGGGCGCGCTCGCGGGCGGTGCGCTTCGCCACCCCGTTGATCATCTGCGGCAGCACGATGTTCTCCAGAGCGGAGAATTCCGGCAGCAGGTGATGGAACTGGTAGACGAAGCCGACCGAGCGACGGCGCACCTCCGTCCGCTTCCCGTCGTCCAGGGCGGACACGTCGGTCCCGGCGATCCGCACGGTGCCGGCGGTCGGCCGCTCCAGCAGGCCGGCGATGTGCAGCAGCGTCGATTTGCCGGCGCCCGAGGGGCCAACCAGCGCGACCAGTTCGCCCGCATGGACGGTCAACTCCGCCCCGCGCAGCACCTGAAGCTCGGTCCCCGCCTGCTCGAAGGTCCGGACGATCCCCGACAGTTCCAGCATCGGCTCACTCATAGCGCAGGGCCTCCACCGGATCGAGACGGGCCGCCCGCCAGGACGGGTAGACGGTGGCGGCGAAGGACAGGCCCAGCGCCATCAGCGTGACCTGAACCACCTCCGACCAATCGATCTTCGCCGGCAATTGCGACAGGAAATAAATCTCGGCGTTGAACAGGTTGGTGCCGGTCAGCGCCTGGATGCCCTGGCGGATCGTCTCGATGTTCAGCGCGAAGGACACGCCCAGGGCCACCCCCAGCAGCGTCCCCGCCACGCCCACCGAGGCGCCGGACAGGAAGAAGATGCGCATGATCATGCCGCGGGTGGCGCCCATGGTGCGCAGGATGGCGATGTCCCGCCCCTTGTCCTTCACCAGCATGATCAGGCTGGAGATGATGTTAAAGGCGGCCACCGTGATGATCAGCGACAGGATCAGGAACATCACGTTGCGCTCGACCTGGAGCGCCGTGAAGAAGCTGGCGTTGGACTGCTGCCAATCGACCACCCGCCCCACCCCGGCCACCGCCGACTGGATGGCGTCGCGCGCCTCCCGTATCCGGGTCGGGTCGCTGACAAAGACCTCCAGCGAGGTCACCGCCTCGCCCGTGCGGAAGAAGGCCTGGGCCTCCGGCAGGGGCAGGAAGATGAAGCTGTTGTCGTACTCGAACATGCCGACGTCGAACACGGCGCCGATGGTGAAGCTGCGCATCCGCGGCACCGTGCCGAAGGCGGTGACGTTGCCCTGTGGCGCGATCAGGGTCATCTGGTCGCCGACCGCCAGACCCAGCCGCTGCGCCATGCGGATGCCGATGGCGATGTTGTCGTCACCGAATGCCTCCGCCGTGCCGCGCACGATGTTGCGGGACAGCGTCGGGCGGACCCGGAAATCCTCCGGCCGCACGCCGCGCACCACCGCACCGGAGGCGACCCCGCGAACCGACACCAGCGCCTGCCCCTCGACCGTCGGCGTCACCCCGACGACGCCGGGCACGCCCTGGAGACGCTGCACCAGCGGGTCGTAATCGGGCAGCGGCCCGCCGCGGACGCTGTAGACGTTAAGGTGGCCATTGAGGCCGAGCACGCGGCCCAGAAGCTCCGCCCGGAAGCCGTTCATCACCGACATCACAATGATCAGCGTCGCCACGCCGAGCGCGATGCCCAGCAGCGAGAATCCCGCGATGACCGAGATGAACCCTTCCTGGCGGCGCGCCCGCAGATAGCGCATCGCGACCATGCGTTCGAAGGCGGAGAAGATCATGCGGCTCCCGATGAGCGAAGGGCGGGCGGCGGAGGCCCGGCAAAAGCAAAGGCGGCGGACCGCAACCAGTCCGCCGCCCCGCAACATAAGTGCTTAACCGTGGCAGGAAAAGGGCGACTTTCCAGCGACCTTCCAAGGCGCTCGCTCCCCCGCCCCACGGTGTTACGCCGAGAGCTTCTCCAGAGCGCTGTCCACCGACAGCTCCTGCTTCTCGCCGGTGGAGCGGCGCTTCAGCTCGACCACGCCGTTCTTCAGGCCGCGCGGCCCGACGACGAGCTGCCACGGCAGGCCGATCAGGTCCATGTCGGCAAACTTCACGCCCGGACGCTCGTCACGGTCGTCGTACAGGACGTCCATCCCGTTGGCGCGGAGCTTGTAGTACAGCTCCTGGCAGACGCGGTCGGTCTCGGCGTCGCCGACCTTCAGGTTGACGAGGCCGACGTTGAAGGGCGCCACGGCGTCGGGCCAGATGATGCCGTTGTCGTCATGGCTGGCCTCGATGATGGCGCCCATCAGGCGCGACACGCCGATGCCGTAGGAGCCCATCTCGACCGGAACCGGCTCGCCGCCCGGACCGGCGACGACGGCGTTCATCGGCTTCGAGTACTTGGTGCCGAAGTTGAAGATGTGGCCGACCTCGATGCCGCGGGCCGACACCAGGTCCGACTCCGGAACCGGGCAGTTGCCGGGCTCGTGCTTCTCGTCGGTCGCCGCGTAGATCGAGGTGTAGGTGTCGAAGAAGGGCTGCAGGTCCTCGTCGAAGCCCGGGGCGTTCTGCAGCACGTCCAGGGTCAGCCAATCCTTGTGGCAGAAGACGCCGCTCTCGCCGGTCTCGGCCAGGATGATGAACTCGTGGCTGAGGTCGCCGCCGATGGGGCCGGTGTCGGCGCGCATCGGGATGGCCTTCAGCCCCATGCGGGCGAAGGTGCGCAGATAGGCCAGGAACATCTTCTGGTAGGAGCGCCGGGCGCTGGCCGCGTCGATGTCGAAGCTGTAGGCGTCCTTCATCAGGAACTCGCGCCCGCGCATCACGCCGAAGCGGGGGCGGATCTCGTCCCGGAACTTCCACTGGATGTGGTAGAGGTTCAGCGGAAGCTGGCGGTAGCTTTTCACGAAGGCGCGGAAGATGTCGGTGATCATCTCCTCGTTCGTGGGACCGAACAGCATCTCGCGGTCGTGACGGTCGGTGATGCGC includes the following:
- the dnaE gene encoding DNA polymerase III subunit alpha, which translates into the protein MPHADFIHLRVHSAYSLSEGAIKVKELVKLCQKKEMPAVAVTDTGNLFGALEFALAAADSGVQPIIGTVLGITRVGPANGKPGLPGKAASVPDQLVLLCQTDEGYRNLMKLVSRAFLESDPMAGPQIPLDALEGHSAGLIALTGGPAGSVGRLLGEGQKDLALDVLERLKRLFPGRLYIELQRHRDHFAVIEDAIEPALIDLAYAHDLPLVATNDCYFATEDMYEAHDALLCIAEGAYISQTERRRLTPDHRFKSAEEMRELFKDLPEAVDNTVAIAKRCSFLLKPIKPILPPFPCEGGRDEGEELRAQSREGLEMRLNSVVYTPDMTPEQRAETRKTYFERLEFELDVIVSMKFPGYFLIVSDFIKWAKSHDIPVGPGRGSGAGSVVAWALTITDLDPLRFGLLFERFLNPERVSMPDFDVDFCQDRREEVIRYVQDKYGYDRVAQIITFGKLQARAVLRDVGRVLQMPYGQVDKICKLVPNNPANPVTLQQALDSEEMLRQARDSDETVARLVNIALKLEGLYRHASTHAAGVVIGDRPLHDLVPLYRDPRSDMPVTQFNMKFVEQAGLVKFDFLGLKTLTVLKTAVDLIPEKPDLTTVTLDDPRSYEILGRAESTGVFQLESSGMRDVLRRLKPNRLEDIIALVSLYRPGPMDNIPKYIKVKNGEELPDYMNPALEPILKETFGIMIYQEQVMQIAQVLSGYSLGGADLLRRAMGKKIKEEMDKERDKFVVGAKDKGVDPDQASMIFDQVAKFAGYGFNKSHAAAYALVAYHTAYLKANHPVEFMAASMTLDLGNTDKLNVFRQELVRLKIKLLTPDINKSDSIFGVEALPDGTKAVRYALAAVKGVGLPAMKAVVEERRKNGPYKSLFDFARRLDLKTINKRQLENLTCAGAFDGINPNRAQVHAALETLIRYAQAEAAERDSGIGNLFGGAGGGLKEPDLPKVKEWEPLEKLKHEFGAIGFYLSAHPLDAFAGPLGRMRVVRSADLATAVTGGGSTRRSVAGIVVSRKEKTAKSGNRFAFVELSDSSGGYEVTVFSEVLATNRDLLEAGRPVLMTVDVQMNGEDIRLTCQEVKPLEDAVAQVSDGLKVVVRDGGPVESIRGMLERLARGKGKIHLLVEIDPLKEVEIQLPGSFNITNQSRAALKAVPGVVEVVEL
- a CDS encoding EamA family transporter — translated: MRTAHIGLAVAVAAIWGFNFVAIKVGLADFPPILFCALRFALAALPLLVLGVRRGPPVPWRFILGIGMVLGVVKFSLLFVGMDIGMPAGLSSLVLQSQAFFTALFAAALLGERPGPKQVLGMAVAFAGIGLIALEMPAGDSLLGLGLVMAAAATWGVANLLMKQAKAPDLFRMMVWVSVVPPIPLLLLSLGMEGPERAWQALTHLTPLGVGAVAYIAFGATLFGFAAWGFLLRHYPASLVAPFSLLVPVFGMSSSALVLGESFTPLKMAGALLVLAGLAVAVLKLPSARPATHRP
- a CDS encoding dienelactone hydrolase family protein, which produces MDQKIIDLYDEYTHRPLPRRVFLERLAVLAGSAAAIPAILSQIEPNYALAAEVPEDDSRIATDRVTFQGATGDVQAYRARPKLAEQAPSVVVIHENRGLNPYIEDVTRRLAVAGFVAMAPDLLSPLGGTPQDPDRAREMIGQLDPDKTVNNLIASMSDLMAYRYSNAKVGAIGFCWGGGMTNRLAIKAPDLKAGVVFYGPAPDPTLVTTIKSPLQLHYAGLDNNVNAKVPAYEEALKKGGKSYELFMYDNVNHAFHNDTSAERFNKDAADLAWGRSVEFLKKNLT
- a CDS encoding ABC transporter ATP-binding protein, whose product is MSEPMLELSGIVRTFEQAGTELQVLRGAELTVHAGELVALVGPSGAGKSTLLHIAGLLERPTAGTVRIAGTDVSALDDGKRTEVRRRSVGFVYQFHHLLPEFSALENIVLPQMINGVAKRTARERALELLRMVGLEPRAGHRPARLSGGEQQRVAIARALANGPGLLIADEPTGNLDPHTAEGVFAMLTSIVRQARVGALIATHNLELANRMDRVLEMSDGVLVEHARV
- a CDS encoding lipoprotein-releasing ABC transporter permease subunit, which encodes MIFSAFERMVAMRYLRARRQEGFISVIAGFSLLGIALGVATLIIVMSVMNGFRAELLGRVLGLNGHLNVYSVRGGPLPDYDPLVQRLQGVPGVVGVTPTVEGQALVSVRGVASGAVVRGVRPEDFRVRPTLSRNIVRGTAEAFGDDNIAIGIRMAQRLGLAVGDQMTLIAPQGNVTAFGTVPRMRSFTIGAVFDVGMFEYDNSFIFLPLPEAQAFFRTGEAVTSLEVFVSDPTRIREARDAIQSAVAGVGRVVDWQQSNASFFTALQVERNVMFLILSLIITVAAFNIISSLIMLVKDKGRDIAILRTMGATRGMIMRIFFLSGASVGVAGTLLGVALGVSFALNIETIRQGIQALTGTNLFNAEIYFLSQLPAKIDWSEVVQVTLMALGLSFAATVYPSWRAARLDPVEALRYE
- the proS gene encoding proline--tRNA ligase, translating into MRLSTFFLPTLKETPTEAQIVSHRLMLRAGMIRQTSAGIYAWLPLGHRVLKKIEQIVREEQDAAGAQELLMPTIQSAELWKESGRYDDYGKEMLRITDRHDREMLFGPTNEEMITDIFRAFVKSYRQLPLNLYHIQWKFRDEIRPRFGVMRGREFLMKDAYSFDIDAASARRSYQKMFLAYLRTFARMGLKAIPMRADTGPIGGDLSHEFIILAETGESGVFCHKDWLTLDVLQNAPGFDEDLQPFFDTYTSIYAATDEKHEPGNCPVPESDLVSARGIEVGHIFNFGTKYSKPMNAVVAGPGGEPVPVEMGSYGIGVSRLMGAIIEASHDDNGIIWPDAVAPFNVGLVNLKVGDAETDRVCQELYYKLRANGMDVLYDDRDERPGVKFADMDLIGLPWQLVVGPRGLKNGVVELKRRSTGEKQELSVDSALEKLSA